The genomic window CAGCCTTTCTCTGGCATCAAGCATACACTAACTGCCCCACATGGGAGTACAGCTTCTGGAAGACAGGGGTCAGCCTCTTCCTGTTGCCTTTTACTATCTGCCTCAGGCTGTGCAGGGCCGAGTACTGTCTCCACCAAGCAACAGGGCCTGGAGTTGGGATCCCTGCCTCGGCTCCTAGAGAAGGAAGGGGTTTCACAATGGAGGCCCAGCCCAGTCAGTTCTGAGCAGTAAGGTAGGATGGCCCTGGGAGCAGGACACAGCTTCCTTCCCATGTTCTCCTGCAGAGAAGCAGCGGGAGCTGGCCCGGAAGGGCTCCCTGAAGAATGGCAGCATGGGTAGCCCCGTCAACCAGCAACCCAAGAAGAACAATGTCATGGCCCGGACAAGGTAGAGGCCCCCTTACCCCACCTGGACCCTGCCAGTCAACATCTATTTCTGCTGGTCCTatgcctctccttcttccctcccctcctcaggcCCAGCTCCTTTCTGAGAGGAGAGAGTCTCAACAGGATCCAAGGGGCAGGGGGAAGTGGTGGGTCAGGGCCCAGTCCAGTTCCTCACTGGGCTATGCGCTCCAGTTGCCAATCCAATCCCCTAAATTTTCTACCCAGGCTGGTCGTCCCCAATAAAGGCTACTCCTCGCTTGACCAGAGCCCAGATGAGAAGCCACTGGTAGCCCTTGACACGGACAGGTGTGTACAGGGATGCTGGGGCAGCCGGGCAAGCCATAGGAACCTGTATGAACATACAAGTGGCCTGTAGAGGCTACACCTGCTGTATTGTCAGAATTGGGATGTGGGGTGTTCCTCAGGCAGCCAGGAGCCCTCCAAGGATGAATCCCCTAGGGAATGGAATTTTTTTGTCTGGCAGTAggaaagagcagggagaggaaagggggacTGGCACAGTCTGATGCTGTCCAGAGACGACTGATGCGATTGCTGCCCCTTGAACGGGCCCTGATGCAATGTCCACCGTCCTGCTCCTTCTAAGGGAGGAGCCCGACTGCTGAGAACGCACGTGGCTACACTTGAACTTTGGGAAAACCCAACAAGTCAGGGGGATTTGTGCCTAGAAAAAAGGTGAGAGGAATGGGGGTGAAGGATGTAACAGCTCTATTTAGAAGGAGGTTCCAGGCGGCAATTCATTTAGAAGGGCGGGGCTAGGGAAGCTGGGCATTTGCACAGCAAGcacaatcttttatttaaatctgCTGTTTACTTggaagtgtgggggagggggaaggtttGGACTgatggggtagggggtggggtaCAGGGAGTTTTCTATTTAATATCAGGGAatcatttctctgtcttttttgttcCACCACCAGCGATGATGACTTTGACATGTCCAGATATTCCTCCTCTGGCTACTCCTCTGCTGAGGTGAGGCCCCACTCCTTAGGACCCTAGACACATCTGAGCAGGACCACCTCCATCCGGGAAAAGGGGTGGGGCCAACACCAAATCACACCCTGAAGGAGCAATGGGCAAAGCTAGGTGGAGCCCCATGGGGTTGGGGCATaatggggtggggcctgggatgGGACAGTGTCGGATCGAACCTGGAGGCCCTTAGACACTGGCCTCAAGTGCGGGGAGCCCGGTTTTAGGGGCAAGCCTTGAGCCTGTGGTTAGAACAGGGCTCCTGAACAGAATGGAGTGTGAAATCCAGGTGATACTTTATTGGACTAGGCCTGAAATAGGGGCCAGCCAAATAGAGGCAGAAGTTGCCCTTAGAATGGGATGCCCTTCGTAGAGAGGTGGGACCTCAAGGATGGATCTGTAAGGAAGTGAGGCCAGAACTGAAGCTGGGGCCTAAGAAGGGGCAAAGCTTGGCATTTCGGTAACCTGCGATGGGACTAAGGGGGGTGCAGATGGCCTGGGGATGCGACCCGGCTGTGGGTGGTGCCTCCGGATAGCCCCAAGCCTGACCTCCTTCCCCTTTGTCTACAGCAGATCAACCAAGACTTGAACATCCAGCTGCTGAAGGATGGCTACCGGTTAGACGAGATCCCTGATGACGAGGACCTGGACCTCATCCCCCCCAAGTCCGTGAACCCCACCTGCATGTGCTGCCAGGCCACGTCCTCCACCGCCTGCCATATTCAGTAGCGGGAGGGGCCATTGCGGCCGCCCGGGGCAGGGCCCCCCGTGGGCCAGGTTGGACAGGGCAGGGGCCAACCCGTCCCCAGCTTGTCCGCCTGCCCCCGGCCCCTGTGCCCCCTACAGCCGCCAACCTCGTAACAGTCATTGCTTCCTCCTATGGTAGGACGTGTACCTCTGTGTGTTCATGGAGCCGGAGAAACCAAAACCGGGTCTTTCTCCACCCCGGGGGCTGAGGAGCGGTGGGGGCTGTTTGTTCAGTTACTTGGGGGACCTTGCCCAgcaccctgcccccctccccaaagctgcagtccagtgggggagaggaaggactAGACAGCAGGGAGGCCAACACTAATGAGTGGGGGTAGGGATCACAAAGCCAGGGGCTTGGCCCCACCCCAGCGAAGCCATGagccgcccccagccccagccagataaggaaaggggctgggagggagaaaggCCCAGGGCAGTGGGAGCGGGACCCAGCACCTCAGAGCCCCCTCCACACGCCCCCCCGCCGGCCCATGTAACTATTTGTTTCACCCTCCTCTCCAGATGGGAAGCCTGACAAAGCTATCCGGTGGGAtactgcccccccgcccccatagaATCActgccttcttcttcctctttgcccCATTCACCCCCTTCCTTGCTCTCTGGGCTGTGGAGAAGGGTAAGGTAGGCCTTAGAGACAGGCCAGTTTGGGGTGATATGATCTGtcctcacccacccccagccaATGCATCTATTTCTCTGccagctctgcccacccccatgcTTCTTCACTGGTCTCCATCCCAGGCTGGAAGCAGGAGGTAGGGCTGGCCTCGGATGACCCCTTCCCATCTCCCTCCAGCGCAAGATCCCAGACACCGCTTCCCAGCAAGAATCTTCAAGGAGGCAAGCTTAGGAGAAAAGAGTGGTTGTATGTGTATGGTAGGGAGAACTTGgcagaatgtgtgtgtgcgtgtgtgtgtgtgtgtgtgtgtgtgtgtgtgtctgtctgtctgtctgtctgtctgtcaggGTATGTGTCTATGTCTCTGTGTTGGGCCTGTCTCTCCAGATGTCTGGTTCTGTCATGGATGTGAGTGTCCGTAGCGGGAAAATGACTGTGTGGTCTGTTACGATGTGAGAGGCTGCTCAGCACTGAACTCAGAGCCCTGGCCCGGAGTCAGAAGCTGGGGGCGTGGCCCTCGTGCTAGCACTCTCTCTGTGATCTCAACAAGCACTTGTGTTGTTTCTCTGGGCTTtcgtttcctcaactgtaaaatgagtgGTGTCTGAAATTACTTCTAAGGTCTTTTCAAACCTGAAGGAATTTCTTCATAGAAATTTCTGTGGAAGTGTGTAGGCaggtctctgtgtgtctctgaatACACCTATGGGACTTCCTgagttgtgtgtctgtgtggaaaggaaaggggaagttCCTAAGGGGCCTGTGTGTGCTTGGGATCTATTTGGGAATACATGTGTATTCTGTGAACATGGATGTGTGGGGGTATATGTGGTGTGTGTAGCTCTCTGCGGCATCTGTGAGTCAGAGTTTGTGtactgctgcttctgctgctggtgctggtgtggagggagagggcagaaaaGCTGAGGATGAAAACCGAGAGGGAGGAGGTGACTAAGCCCCACACCCCTGGACTAGGCAACAGAGACCTGCCCccatatgaaaaaatatgaaagcacAGAGAGCCTAAGACTGCTCAGGTCTTACGCCTCGCAAACCTCATATCCCAGGACCAGGGTGTACACTCCCCATTCCTCCATGCTGACACCCCACACATGCTGGTGTATCCACTCAGATATATCACTCATGTGCTGCAAGTGTGCAGAGGACACCCCCACGGCCCACTCCCTGTCTGCCATTCCTGGGAGATGGGAGctgaaaggaggggaggggagtgagaaGAGAGAATAAGGCTGTTGGCTTAGGAAGGGTAGCCCCTCTCCATGCACCACACCCCCAGGCTGCCAACCCCAGAGTGTTGAGGTGCAGCTTTCTACCCTCAATTCCTCCACCCTCCACTACCTCATCTAGTGCAGGGACCCTGGGTAGGTGATGAGAAAGCACCAAAGGAAGGCAAGGACAAAGAAAGCACCTGCAGGGCCTACAAGGTCCATACTGGCCCCCATCTGAACCTCTCTCTGCCACCCTGGTCAGCATCCCCATCCCGTCAGCTGGGCCCTACAGTCAAGCTTCCTACCACTACTATCATTACCCTGGGCTCCCTGACTCACCCATCTAGAACATGGGTACCTTCTCTTTTCCGGGCAGGGCCCCCATGAGGGCTCATTTAGACTACTGCCTTTGCTGCTGACTTGCTCTATGACTGGCCCACTGCTCGACCTCTCTGGCCCTGAGGAACCAGGGAAAAGCTCGCTGCCCACAGGATACACTAGTTCCCTGGCAGGCAAGGGCTTCCAACTGAGGCAGTGTACAAGTGGTGGTGAGAAGTAGGAAGCTGGTAGCCAGCACCTTCTGGGTCTAGGAGAGTGTGTGGGTCCCTTCTTCCCTGTCTGGGATGTTGGAGGGGAGGAATTGAGGCCTTAgcttgccccctgcccccctccccattaTCCTTCCCCCTTGTAGATACTGCCTTAACACTCCCTCTACCCTCAGCTCTGGCTGCCAACCAGCCAGGTTTCTCCGTGCTCACTAATTTATTTCCAGGAAGGTGTGTGGAAGACATGAGCCgtgtataatatttttttttaacatttccatcGCAGTATTGACCATCATCCTTGGTTGTGTATCGTGTAACACAAATAATGATATTAAAAGCATCAAACAAGCCAGCCTCAGCTCCCTACCTGGGTCACGGGCAAGAGGCAGGtgggctgggaaggggagagaactGATTCTCTGGATACACATTTCACTCTGCTTCCACTCATGGGTTCCCAGGCCAGGCCTGCCACTGACCTGCTGcatgaccctggacaagtcacttgaTGTCTCAGAACCTCCATTTCTCTTCATCAAAGTGAGAAGTTTGGCATAGATGAACTCCAGGGACCCTCTGAACTCTTGGAAATTGGACTGTTTTGAGAGGCTCGAGGCAGGAAGAGGCTGAGGGTAGGAAGGGAATTGAATCTCCTCACCTCCCCAGGGATGGGGCTGAGCCAGGTGATATCATAATGGGCAGTGCCCATCCTAGTGAAAGAAGCAGGGTGGGGTAGGAGCAGGAAGGTTGTGAGGGAGGGCAGCTGAGAGATCCTCCATAGGAGGGGGTCACAGCAGCTAGGGGCACCTGCCAGGCTGGAGGTGTGGGCTTTCTGGCAGAGGGGGTGGTCACTGATGTCTTACAGGAGCCCTTGGTAGGTAGAGCCCACCACGGCATCCCCTAGACCTCACTATGTTCCTCTTCTCCCGCAAGACCAAGACCCCCATCAGCACCTACAGTGACTCCTACAGGGCTCCTACCTCTATCAAGGAGGTCTATAAAGACCCACCTCTGTGGGCCTGGGAAGCCAACAAGTTTGTGACGCCGGTAAGTAGAGGCTGGGTGGGTGGACAGGCCAGAATGAATGGTCATGTGTGTCTGAATGACTGGTAGTGTGTGGTTGTCATTATGTGTTTGTAATTATTTGTAGctatgtatgtgtgcgtgtgcgtgcccGTGCGCACACGCATGCATGtatggattttattcatttgcctaGGCATggaatttataataatatataaaacagtacaaaattctgccctcatggtgCCCTCCTACTCCACTAGGGtaggaggtggagagagacaaataattatcaaaaaataaacaagttttatAAATTATCCAAAATGCTGTATAGGAAATAAAGAGGGTAATGGAAATGGAAAGTAACCAGGCAGAGCTACTTAGATAGGGAGGTTATGGAAGACCTCTCTCTCACGGTGACATTGAGCAGAGACCAGAAAGATGAGAGAACTACCCCATGAAGAGCTAGCTGACAGACTAGGGTTCTAGGCAGAGTGATCagaaaatgcaaaggccctgaggctgccTGTGGGATATGCCAGAAAATGTGCTGTAGGCATGTTttcatgcatatatattatagtCTTCTTGTGTCTGTATGTCTGTACTTGAAGATGAGTGGCCAAGTGGGTCTGTGCAGCATTCACAAAATGGAGACAAGATCTGTGAGTCTACTTGTGACTCTGCCCAAGGGAATTTATCTGTGTGTACCGTCCAACAAGTGGGAAGTATCtacatgtgccaggcacaatgcAGATACAACAATGAAAAGCCTGGCTGTGCCTGTGAAGAGCTCTCAGAAGACAAGTGAACAAAATAGGGTTGCCCAGTGGATGTACTTATACAAGAGCTGGAAAATCAGGAGAGCATTCCTGGTTCTTGAAGAGCAGGTCTACTAAGAGATCTTGAGGGAGGAGGCTTCCAACAGAAAAGAATCAGGGGAAAGGGCAGCCTACGGACAAGGATCCACCAGGAATTAAGaactggagcagagggagaggccagCCCAATGGTGAGAAGAGCCACAGTGGCAGGAGATtggaggggctggggctcagggcaggAAGCCCAGTGCAGTGGTGAAGAATAAGGAAAGGAGGATGTAGGTGAGAGATAAGGAGAGACTGTGGCAGTGAAAAGGGAATTTTTTGAatagaagagaattttttaaataatgtttataattataaaataaatacatgctcAATGCAGAAAATTGGGATAACTCagagaagcacaaagaaaaaagggCTATGATCTCACCACCCAAATTAACCAttgttaatttattattatatgccATTTTAAGAAGCaaacattttttatgaaaagGCATCACATTGTATACTAACACTCTGAATCTTGCTCTTTGCATATAACCACATATCAGGTACATTTTTTTGtgtaaaaatatt from Zalophus californianus isolate mZalCal1 chromosome 13, mZalCal1.pri.v2, whole genome shotgun sequence includes these protein-coding regions:
- the FAM219A gene encoding protein FAM219A isoform X3, yielding MMEEIDRFQVPTAHSEMQPLDPAAASISDGDCDAREEKQRELARKGSLKNGSMGSPVNQQPKKNNVMARTRLVVPNKGYSSLDQSPDEKPLVALDTDSDDDFDMSRYSSSGYSSAEQINQDLNIQLLKDGYRLDEIPDDEDLDLIPPKSVNPTCMCCQATSSTACHIQ
- the FAM219A gene encoding protein FAM219A isoform X1, with protein sequence MMEEIDRFQVPTAHSEMQPLDPAAASISDGDCDAREGESVAMNYKPSPLQVKLEKQRELARKGSLKNGSMGSPVNQQPKKNNVMARTRLVVPNKGYSSLDQSPDEKPLVALDTDSDDDFDMSRYSSSGYSSAEQINQDLNIQLLKDGYRLDEIPDDEDLDLIPPKSVNPTCMCCQATSSTACHIQ
- the FAM219A gene encoding protein FAM219A isoform X2; translation: MMEEIDRFQVPTAHSEMQPLDPAAASISDGDCDAREGESVAMNYKPSPLQVKLEKQRELARKGSLKNGSMGSPVNQQPKKNNVMARTRLVVPNKGYSSLDQSPDEKPLVALDTDSDDDFDMSRYSSSGYSSAEINQDLNIQLLKDGYRLDEIPDDEDLDLIPPKSVNPTCMCCQATSSTACHIQ
- the FAM219A gene encoding protein FAM219A isoform X4: MMEEIDRFQVPTAHSEMQPLDPAAASISDGDCDAREEKQRELARKGSLKNGSMGSPVNQQPKKNNVMARTRLVVPNKGYSSLDQSPDEKPLVALDTDSDDDFDMSRYSSSGYSSAEINQDLNIQLLKDGYRLDEIPDDEDLDLIPPKSVNPTCMCCQATSSTACHIQ